The proteins below come from a single Acidimicrobiia bacterium genomic window:
- a CDS encoding cupredoxin domain-containing protein, producing MGRVRRARVFALARVFAFGVVTVLASLTSVTAIASSPASATTTGRVAAPATTVTVAITDTGFSPPTIDVPAGTVVVWTNEGAGTHTVTASDGSFASDELAPGSTFPFQFTQAGTFQYRDIHTGAVGTVTVVAGNVQGTATAPAAPAAPATPAAPAPGAAATNPAGGPTMAFTGAGDYVLAAVGAIVLAFGWTLARRHALVAAPFRVDRETAHTIERARRCRSEFLPARRRAR from the coding sequence ATGGGTCGGGTTCGTCGCGCGCGCGTGTTCGCGCTCGCGCGGGTGTTCGCGTTCGGCGTCGTCACGGTGCTCGCGTCGCTCACGTCCGTCACGGCGATCGCGTCGTCGCCCGCGTCCGCGACGACGACGGGACGCGTCGCCGCGCCGGCGACGACGGTCACCGTCGCGATCACGGACACCGGCTTCTCCCCGCCCACGATCGACGTGCCCGCGGGAACGGTCGTCGTGTGGACGAACGAGGGCGCGGGAACGCACACGGTGACCGCGTCCGACGGCTCGTTCGCGTCCGACGAGCTCGCGCCGGGCTCGACGTTCCCGTTCCAGTTCACGCAGGCCGGCACCTTCCAGTACCGCGACATCCACACCGGTGCCGTCGGCACGGTCACGGTCGTCGCCGGCAACGTGCAGGGAACCGCGACCGCGCCCGCCGCGCCCGCCGCACCCGCGACGCCCGCGGCCCCGGCACCGGGCGCCGCGGCGACGAACCCGGCGGGAGGACCGACCATGGCGTTCACGGGCGCGGGCGACTACGTGCTCGCAGCCGTCGGCGCGATCGTCCTCGCGTTCGGTTGGACGCTGGCCCGGCGCCACGCGCTCGTCGCCGCGCCGTTCCGCGTCGACCGCGAGACCGCGCACACGATCGAGCGCGCGCGTCGCTGCCGCAGCGAGTTCCTCCCGGCGCGGCGACGCGCGCGCTGA
- a CDS encoding DNA-formamidopyrimidine glycosylase family protein has protein sequence MPELPEVQALAERLDATFAGARVAGIDVLGFSGLKTVLPSPDTLVGREVASVGRRGKYVVLDLRGPRVLVHLSQAGRLDVEEQAKKTRPKGAVMRMRFEDGRALLVREHGTERKAGWWVLGEGDDGPLEKLGPEPGSEGFDDVIRNGTDRRRVHTVLRDQRTVSGVGRGYADDALHRAGISPTATLASLSAEQRETLLGALHEILDAALEGERRREGGLSAAKLGDRFSVHGRYGQPCPVCGDGLRRISYDSYEITYCPKCQTRGKVLADRRLSRLVK, from the coding sequence GTGCCCGAGCTCCCCGAGGTCCAGGCGTTGGCCGAACGGCTCGACGCGACGTTCGCGGGTGCGCGCGTCGCGGGCATCGACGTGCTCGGCTTCAGCGGGCTGAAGACCGTCCTGCCGTCACCCGACACGCTCGTCGGTCGCGAGGTCGCCTCGGTGGGCCGGCGCGGCAAGTACGTCGTGCTCGACCTCCGCGGGCCGCGCGTGCTGGTGCACCTGTCACAGGCCGGCCGGCTGGACGTCGAGGAGCAGGCGAAGAAGACGCGTCCCAAGGGCGCGGTGATGCGCATGCGCTTCGAGGACGGGCGCGCGCTCCTCGTCCGCGAGCACGGGACCGAGCGCAAGGCCGGGTGGTGGGTCCTCGGCGAGGGCGACGACGGTCCGCTCGAGAAGCTCGGCCCCGAGCCGGGCTCGGAGGGGTTCGACGACGTCATCCGCAACGGCACCGACCGGCGCCGCGTGCACACCGTGCTGCGCGACCAGCGGACGGTGTCCGGCGTCGGGCGCGGCTACGCCGACGACGCGCTGCACCGCGCCGGGATCTCGCCGACGGCGACGCTCGCGTCGCTGTCCGCGGAGCAGCGCGAGACGCTCCTCGGCGCGCTGCACGAGATCCTCGACGCCGCGCTCGAAGGGGAGCGCCGGCGTGAGGGCGGCCTGTCGGCCGCGAAGCTCGGAGACCGCTTCAGCGTCCACGGCCGCTACGGCCAGCCGTGCCCGGTGTGCGGCGACGGGTTGCGCCGCATCTCGTACGACTCCTACGAGATCACGTACTGCCCGAAGTGCCAGACGCGCGGGAAGGTCCTGGCCGACCGCCGTCTCTCCCGCCTGGTGAAGTAG
- a CDS encoding helix-turn-helix domain-containing protein, producing the protein MTATTTGLAARSPKGERTRARLLDGAIRRFAAEGYRGASVSDIARDAGLTPAAAYAYFAGKEALFEAAVDADAAALIDVARGAAGEGPVRERELAFVGALVEHVDEHPLARRVLAGLEPDVVHRLLDLPSLHAVREECARDIADAQRAGEVRADVDPGALASGLESIVLALLMGHVQTGAADDPARAQGVIALLDAALRAPAR; encoded by the coding sequence GTGACGGCCACGACCACCGGCCTCGCGGCGCGGTCCCCGAAGGGTGAGCGGACCCGGGCGCGCCTGCTCGACGGGGCGATCCGCCGGTTCGCGGCCGAGGGCTACCGGGGCGCCTCCGTGTCCGACATCGCGCGCGACGCCGGCCTGACCCCGGCCGCCGCGTACGCGTACTTCGCCGGCAAGGAGGCGCTGTTCGAGGCGGCCGTCGACGCGGACGCCGCGGCGTTGATCGACGTCGCGCGCGGCGCCGCCGGTGAGGGACCCGTACGCGAGCGCGAGCTCGCGTTCGTCGGCGCGCTCGTCGAGCACGTGGACGAGCACCCGCTCGCGCGTCGCGTCCTCGCAGGGCTCGAGCCCGACGTCGTGCACCGCCTGCTCGACCTCCCGTCGCTCCATGCCGTGCGCGAGGAGTGCGCGCGCGACATCGCAGACGCGCAGCGCGCGGGTGAGGTACGTGCCGACGTCGACCCCGGCGCGCTCGCGTCGGGACTCGAGTCGATCGTCCTCGCGTTGCTGATGGGTCACGTCCAGACCGGCGCCGCGGACGACCCGGCGCGCGCGCAGGGCGTCATCGCGCTGCTCGACGCCGCGTTGCGAGCGCCCGCGCGCTGA
- a CDS encoding diiron oxygenase, which yields MTTTTDERVERLNTVSARRVLEPDDVLPWGSLGEGRVLDDELLSVRDLGLPLAEEARARLSREEAASMLDAGIRFEAALTAGFALQIAGAADVVDPRVTYMLHEIGEETRHSRAFARLIAELRPRARNPLDDGVARWVGRRMIRWVVKQPALLMTLVLAGEEIPDLLQRIASEHPGTAPLLAALNRYHRQEEARHLSFAHAVLPELWAAAPARERRLVHHVAPRIVGMLFDTMVHPGVYEAVGLPAWPTWRAVRRSPTRVALRHAGTRPILDALLEAGAVRRGRVPAAWRALCGVDRDGRPVPGDVPLPGSP from the coding sequence ATGACGACGACCACCGACGAGCGCGTCGAGCGCCTCAACACGGTGTCGGCGCGGCGCGTGCTCGAGCCGGACGACGTCCTTCCCTGGGGCTCGCTCGGCGAGGGACGCGTCCTCGACGACGAGTTGCTCTCCGTGCGGGACCTCGGCCTCCCCCTCGCCGAGGAGGCACGCGCGCGCCTCTCACGGGAGGAAGCCGCGTCGATGCTCGACGCGGGCATCCGGTTCGAGGCCGCGCTGACCGCGGGGTTCGCGCTGCAGATCGCCGGCGCGGCCGACGTCGTCGATCCGCGCGTCACGTACATGCTGCACGAGATCGGCGAGGAGACCCGCCACTCGCGCGCGTTCGCCCGGCTGATCGCCGAGCTGCGCCCGCGGGCGCGCAACCCGCTCGACGACGGCGTGGCGCGCTGGGTCGGACGCCGGATGATCAGGTGGGTCGTGAAGCAGCCCGCGCTGCTCATGACGCTCGTGCTCGCGGGCGAGGAGATCCCCGATCTCCTGCAGCGCATCGCGTCCGAGCATCCCGGGACCGCACCGCTGCTCGCCGCGCTGAACCGGTACCACCGCCAAGAGGAGGCGCGGCACCTCTCGTTCGCGCACGCCGTGCTGCCCGAGCTGTGGGCCGCGGCACCGGCCCGCGAGCGACGCCTGGTCCACCACGTCGCGCCGCGGATCGTCGGGATGCTGTTCGACACGATGGTCCACCCGGGCGTGTACGAGGCCGTCGGGCTGCCGGCGTGGCCGACCTGGCGGGCCGTGCGCCGGTCCCCCACGCGGGTCGCGCTGCGTCACGCCGGGACGCGACCGATCCTGGACGCGCTGCTCGAGGCCGGTGCGGTACGGCGGGGCCGCGTCCCGGCCGCCTGGCGGGCGCTGTGCGGCGTCGACCGCGACGGCCGGCCGGTCCCCGGCGACGTCCCGCTCCCCGGGAGCCCGTGA
- a CDS encoding LacI family DNA-binding transcriptional regulator, producing MDASRRRLTSLADVARRAGVSVTTASRVMSASSHPVAERTRRKVIQAAEELDFEPNLVARGLVAQRTSIVGLLVGDVADPAAALVVRGAEDVAFEHGFSVLVADTDGDPDKELAYVRKLRALRADAVILAGSSVAGNGGLDELARQLQLVEEANGVIVRLVPEPGIAADVTWSRDDAYRLLLEHLVALGHETFALVTGPPSRATDAAVAACTAAARAFGADLRPEHVIAVDDAPERAGAIADPLVCVGPRPTAVLAASDAIAAGVALGLRRAGRRVPEDVSVAGIGDLPIAEFGPVPLTTVRAPYRELGAAAMRRARDALEDPGPRGVDVLPVELVVRASTGPAPA from the coding sequence GTGGACGCGTCGCGGCGGAGGCTGACCTCGCTCGCCGACGTCGCGCGGCGTGCCGGGGTGTCCGTCACGACCGCCTCGCGGGTGATGAGCGCGAGCTCGCACCCGGTCGCGGAGCGGACGCGGCGCAAGGTCATCCAGGCGGCCGAGGAGCTGGACTTCGAGCCGAACCTCGTCGCGCGCGGGCTCGTGGCCCAGCGGACGAGCATCGTCGGGCTCCTCGTCGGCGATGTCGCGGACCCCGCGGCCGCGCTCGTCGTCCGAGGTGCGGAAGACGTCGCGTTCGAGCACGGCTTCTCGGTGCTCGTCGCGGACACCGACGGCGATCCGGACAAGGAGCTCGCGTACGTCCGCAAGCTGCGCGCGCTCCGCGCCGACGCGGTGATCCTCGCGGGATCGAGCGTGGCCGGGAACGGCGGGCTCGACGAGCTCGCGCGCCAGCTCCAACTCGTCGAGGAGGCGAACGGCGTCATCGTCCGCCTCGTCCCCGAGCCGGGGATCGCCGCCGACGTCACCTGGTCGCGCGACGACGCGTACCGGTTGCTCCTCGAGCATCTCGTGGCCCTGGGTCACGAGACCTTCGCGCTGGTGACCGGCCCGCCGTCACGCGCGACCGACGCCGCGGTCGCGGCCTGCACCGCGGCTGCGCGCGCGTTCGGTGCGGACCTGCGGCCCGAGCACGTCATCGCGGTCGACGACGCCCCGGAGCGCGCGGGCGCGATCGCCGATCCGCTCGTCTGCGTCGGTCCCAGGCCGACCGCGGTGCTCGCGGCGAGCGACGCGATCGCGGCCGGGGTCGCGCTCGGCCTCCGCCGCGCCGGCCGCCGCGTGCCCGAGGACGTGTCGGTCGCGGGCATCGGCGACCTGCCGATCGCGGAGTTCGGGCCCGTCCCGTTGACGACGGTGCGCGCCCCCTATCGAGAGCTCGGCGCGGCCGCGATGCGGCGCGCGAGGGACGCGCTCGAGGACCCGGGCCCGCGCGGCGTGGACGTCCTTCCCGTCGAGCTCGTGGTGCGTGCCTCGACGGGGCCCGCGCCCGCCTGA
- a CDS encoding transglycosylase family protein — MRRALTGGVAVAMLLVAMVGVASMTSAQSARGNEHATATNLDKLHAARPVAAHIAPTRFDMPDGTSLPSSTVDQIADYLVIRYVGTTVAAQQEAVLQYLNALFTALAPEETRTRPAPPRRRAATTQQSSSGGGDFFACVRHHESRGNYGVVNTSSGAAGAYQFMPTTWNNAARDAGRNDLVGVNPAAASPADQDAIAHYVYSTQGGRPWAGSGCG, encoded by the coding sequence ATGCGACGAGCCCTCACGGGCGGGGTCGCCGTCGCGATGCTCTTGGTCGCGATGGTCGGAGTGGCGTCGATGACATCGGCCCAGTCCGCTCGCGGGAACGAGCACGCGACCGCGACGAACCTCGACAAGCTCCATGCGGCGCGGCCGGTCGCCGCACACATCGCTCCCACCCGGTTCGACATGCCGGACGGGACCTCACTCCCTTCGTCGACGGTCGACCAGATCGCCGACTACCTCGTCATCCGTTACGTCGGTACGACGGTCGCGGCCCAGCAGGAGGCCGTGCTCCAGTACCTCAACGCCCTCTTCACGGCGCTCGCGCCCGAGGAGACGCGAACACGACCGGCGCCACCTCGACGACGTGCCGCGACGACGCAGCAGTCGTCCTCGGGTGGAGGTGACTTCTTCGCCTGCGTCCGCCATCACGAGAGCCGTGGCAACTACGGCGTCGTGAACACCAGTTCGGGCGCTGCAGGCGCGTACCAGTTCATGCCCACGACGTGGAACAACGCGGCACGCGACGCGGGCCGCAACGACCTCGTCGGCGTGAACCCGGCTGCGGCGAGCCCGGCCGACCAGGACGCGATCGCGCACTACGTCTACTCGACGCAGGGCGGACGTCCGTGGGCCGGGTCCGGCTGCGGCTGA
- a CDS encoding AarF/UbiB family protein, which produces MVTSVGLALGAWYVKERGRPVSRRALSRRLRESFEGLGSTYVKLGQIVSSGDGLFPEELVGEFKLLRDRVPAEPFEDVRVLVERELGRSLRDVFTRFDDEPLAAASIAQVHAATLRTGEDVVVKVQRPHVASLVRADVMALGWLGPRLVGRIPVTALANPPALIELFAETIVEELDFRLEAENMLDIARVLATTGQRAIVVPRPHPTLVTRRVLVMERLRGFAFDDVAAMKAAGIDTSALLRAGLIAFLEGALLFGVFHGDLHGGNLFVMPDGRTALLDYGITGRLDERKRVAFLRLLVMGTGGDVRGQLSALRDMGAFPPDTDLEAVIADLDLEGPVKDPTLMTADELTAELREVTKKLLGYGARAPKELMLFVKNMLFLDSATGALAPDLDILGEIAHVYTYFAEHYGDRIAQELGLDPSAPVELDLDAVRASFGIAEDVDRLTYQDVRRRRETIRRRMGQRTGGSHGDQRERRYGEGQRGDERGTGTAVP; this is translated from the coding sequence GTGGTCACGTCGGTCGGGCTCGCGCTCGGCGCGTGGTACGTCAAGGAGCGGGGGCGGCCCGTCTCACGGCGCGCGCTGTCGCGGCGGCTGCGCGAGTCGTTCGAAGGCCTGGGCTCGACGTACGTGAAGCTCGGCCAGATCGTCTCGTCCGGGGACGGGCTGTTCCCCGAGGAGCTGGTCGGCGAGTTCAAGCTGCTCCGTGACCGGGTCCCGGCCGAGCCGTTCGAGGACGTCCGCGTGCTCGTCGAGCGAGAGCTGGGCCGCTCGCTGCGTGACGTGTTCACACGCTTCGACGACGAGCCGCTCGCGGCGGCGTCGATCGCGCAGGTCCACGCGGCGACCCTGCGGACGGGCGAGGACGTCGTCGTGAAGGTGCAACGACCGCACGTGGCGAGCCTCGTGCGGGCCGACGTCATGGCGCTCGGCTGGCTCGGGCCACGTCTCGTCGGTCGCATCCCCGTCACCGCGCTCGCGAACCCGCCCGCCCTGATCGAGCTGTTCGCCGAGACGATCGTCGAGGAGCTCGACTTCCGGCTCGAGGCCGAGAACATGCTCGACATCGCCCGCGTGCTCGCCACCACCGGGCAGCGTGCGATCGTCGTCCCCCGTCCCCACCCGACGCTCGTGACTCGGCGCGTCCTCGTCATGGAGCGCCTGCGCGGGTTCGCGTTCGACGACGTGGCGGCGATGAAGGCGGCGGGGATCGACACGAGCGCGCTCCTGCGTGCCGGCCTGATCGCGTTCCTCGAGGGTGCGCTCCTGTTCGGCGTCTTCCACGGCGACCTGCACGGCGGGAACCTCTTCGTCATGCCGGACGGGCGGACCGCCTTGCTCGACTACGGCATCACCGGCCGCCTCGACGAGCGCAAGCGCGTCGCGTTCCTGCGCCTCCTCGTCATGGGGACGGGCGGCGACGTCCGGGGCCAGCTCTCCGCGCTGCGCGACATGGGCGCGTTCCCGCCCGACACGGATCTCGAGGCGGTCATCGCGGACCTCGACCTCGAGGGACCCGTGAAGGACCCGACCCTGATGACCGCGGACGAGCTCACCGCGGAGCTGCGCGAGGTCACGAAGAAGCTGCTCGGGTACGGGGCCCGCGCACCGAAGGAGCTCATGCTGTTCGTGAAGAACATGCTGTTCCTCGACAGCGCGACGGGCGCGCTCGCGCCGGACCTCGACATCCTCGGCGAGATCGCGCACGTCTACACGTACTTCGCCGAGCACTACGGCGACCGCATCGCGCAGGAGCTCGGCCTCGACCCGTCCGCGCCGGTCGAGCTCGACCTCGATGCCGTGCGGGCCTCGTTCGGCATCGCGGAGGACGTCGACCGCCTCACGTACCAGGACGTGCGCCGCCGCCGCGAGACGATCCGCCGCCGCATGGGACAGCGGACTGGCGGAAGCCATGGCGACCAGCGGGAGCGCCGGTACGGCGAAGGACAACGCGGCGACGAGCGCGGCACCGGTACGGCGGTACCGTGA